The Mycolicibacterium fluoranthenivorans genome has a window encoding:
- a CDS encoding aldehyde dehydrogenase family protein, translating to MVDHGSFVDVQGNYIDGRWIPPQDGRYDVVDPSTEQVIATAPDAGVADVASAVGAARRAFDSGPWPRLDPAERGRCLQQLSDALLARADDLYRLAQQEWGCTANERLIHVEGPAFMAGHSAELASVPAEAPLDAWGAGGNTLLRYEPLGVVAAMTPWNFPHTLNVMKLGAALAAGNTLVLKPSPLTPLAGFALARIIAEETDIPHGVVNVVAPRGIAASRALTQDPGVDMVSFTGSSAVGRDVMAAAAASMKRVLLECGGKSASILVDDVEITDALLERLLFEGCTLHAGQACILNSRLLVPDAIHDEVVDRLCALARAVVLGDPRDPDTTMGPLISREHLERVETFVAQAESEGATVRAGGRRPKDQFSGYFFEPTILTDVTPDAAIAQEEVFGPVLTVLRYRTDDEAVVIANDSPYGLGGAVWGTDVDRALGLARGMRTGQVSINGTIAGDAPFGGFKQSGIGREGGLLGLRGYMEPKVIGVPS from the coding sequence GTGGTTGATCACGGCTCATTCGTCGACGTGCAGGGGAATTACATCGACGGTCGATGGATCCCCCCGCAGGACGGTCGTTACGACGTTGTCGACCCCAGCACCGAGCAGGTCATTGCCACTGCGCCCGATGCCGGGGTGGCCGACGTGGCCAGTGCCGTGGGCGCCGCGCGCCGAGCCTTCGACTCCGGGCCCTGGCCGCGGCTGGACCCGGCCGAGCGCGGCCGGTGCCTCCAGCAGCTCAGCGACGCGCTGCTGGCCCGGGCCGACGATCTTTACCGGCTGGCCCAGCAGGAGTGGGGCTGCACGGCAAACGAACGGCTGATCCACGTCGAAGGTCCGGCGTTCATGGCCGGGCATTCGGCGGAGCTGGCCAGCGTGCCGGCGGAGGCTCCGCTCGACGCGTGGGGTGCGGGCGGGAACACGCTGCTGCGCTACGAACCGCTCGGCGTGGTCGCGGCGATGACGCCGTGGAATTTCCCGCACACCCTCAACGTGATGAAGCTGGGGGCCGCCCTGGCGGCCGGGAACACGTTGGTGCTCAAGCCGTCACCGCTGACGCCGCTGGCGGGTTTCGCGCTGGCCCGCATCATCGCCGAGGAGACCGACATCCCGCACGGTGTGGTGAACGTGGTGGCTCCGCGCGGTATCGCTGCCAGCAGGGCCCTGACCCAGGACCCCGGCGTGGACATGGTCAGCTTCACGGGCAGTTCGGCGGTCGGGCGCGACGTCATGGCCGCCGCGGCGGCGTCGATGAAACGCGTCCTGTTGGAGTGCGGGGGCAAATCCGCGAGCATTCTCGTCGACGACGTCGAGATCACCGACGCGCTGCTCGAACGTCTTCTGTTCGAGGGTTGCACTCTGCACGCAGGTCAGGCCTGCATCTTGAACAGCCGGCTGCTGGTGCCGGATGCGATCCACGACGAGGTGGTCGACCGACTGTGCGCGCTGGCGCGCGCGGTCGTGCTCGGCGATCCTCGTGATCCCGATACCACGATGGGACCACTGATCAGCCGCGAGCATCTGGAGCGGGTGGAAACCTTTGTGGCGCAGGCTGAAAGCGAAGGGGCGACGGTGCGGGCCGGTGGACGACGGCCCAAAGATCAGTTCAGCGGTTACTTCTTCGAACCGACGATACTCACGGATGTGACGCCGGACGCCGCGATCGCACAGGAAGAGGTTTTCGGTCCGGTGCTTACGGTGCTGCGTTACCGCACCGATGACGAGGCGGTGGTGATCGCCAATGACTCGCCGTACGGTCTGGGCGGGGCGGTGTGGGGGACCGATGTCGACCGTGCGCTCGGGCTGGCCCGGGGCATGCGGACCGGCCAGGTGTCGATCAACGGCACTATCGCCGGCGATGCGCCGTTCGGCGGATTCAAGCAGAGTGGGATCGGCCGTGAGGGCGGCCTGTTGGGGCTGCGGGGCTACATGGAGCCCAAGGTGATCGGCGTGCCGTCGTGA
- a CDS encoding cytochrome P450, with the protein MHSPDFYAGDPYPAYRELRNSTPVVWNDVTNFWALSKYEDVRFVSGNPHKFSSTKGITIPDPTQPEPVQEGNLIFTDPPRHRQLRKLINSGFTRRQVTLLEPKVREIVKNILDDVEPGREYEFAEQIAAPLPTRMIAEMLGAPPEDWEQFRAWSDAAVGTADPDIEMDHLSALAELYAYFTNLIADRRSGKVSGQDDLLSILASAEVDGERLSDEDLLNFSFLLLVAGNETTRNLIALGTLTLIEHPDQFALLKSDPTLLPTAIEEMLRYTSPVTHMARRATGDIEIRGQQIKAGDTVVMLYGAANRDEEIFGPTAEEFDITRNPNPHIAFGAGEHACLGAQLARLEARVMFEVLLGTYPTIELTGDVTRLRATMVPGVKRMPVRLKANI; encoded by the coding sequence CTGCACTCGCCGGACTTCTACGCCGGCGACCCGTATCCCGCCTATCGGGAACTGCGCAATTCCACCCCGGTGGTGTGGAACGACGTCACGAATTTCTGGGCGCTGTCGAAGTACGAGGATGTCCGTTTCGTCTCGGGCAACCCGCACAAGTTCTCGTCCACAAAAGGCATCACCATCCCCGACCCGACGCAGCCCGAGCCGGTGCAGGAGGGCAATCTGATCTTCACGGATCCGCCCCGGCACCGGCAGCTGCGCAAGCTCATCAACTCCGGCTTCACCCGGCGCCAGGTGACCTTGCTGGAGCCCAAGGTGCGCGAGATCGTCAAGAACATCCTCGACGACGTCGAGCCCGGCCGCGAATACGAGTTTGCCGAGCAGATCGCCGCCCCCCTGCCGACCCGGATGATCGCCGAGATGCTGGGCGCGCCGCCGGAGGACTGGGAGCAGTTCAGAGCGTGGTCGGACGCGGCGGTCGGGACCGCCGACCCCGATATCGAGATGGATCACCTCTCCGCACTGGCCGAGTTGTACGCCTACTTCACCAACCTCATCGCCGACCGCCGGTCCGGTAAGGTATCCGGCCAGGACGATCTGCTGTCCATTCTGGCCTCGGCCGAAGTCGACGGGGAACGGCTCAGTGACGAGGACCTGCTCAACTTTTCGTTCTTGCTGCTGGTCGCCGGTAACGAAACCACCCGCAATCTGATCGCACTGGGAACACTGACCCTGATCGAGCACCCTGATCAGTTCGCACTGCTGAAATCGGACCCCACGCTGCTGCCCACTGCGATCGAAGAGATGCTGCGCTACACCAGCCCGGTGACCCACATGGCCAGGCGAGCCACCGGAGACATCGAGATCCGCGGTCAGCAGATCAAGGCCGGAGACACGGTGGTGATGCTCTACGGGGCGGCCAACCGGGACGAGGAGATCTTCGGACCCACCGCAGAGGAATTCGACATCACCCGTAATCCCAACCCGCACATCGCATTCGGTGCCGGCGAGCACGCATGCCTGGGAGCGCAACTGGCGCGCCTGGAAGCCAGGGTGATGTTCGAGGTGCTGTTGGGCACCTACCCGACCATCGAACTGACCGGAGACGTGACCCGCCTGCGCGCGACGATGGTCCCGGGTGTCAAACGTATGCCGGTGCGATTGAAAGCGAACATCTGA